One region of Mycobacterium riyadhense genomic DNA includes:
- a CDS encoding type II toxin-antitoxin system Rv0910 family toxin — MARVDVSTTSDLQPKSAWKLASDLRRFDEWMTIFGGWRTEVPATIQEGTRISSCVRVKGFRNVVHWTVTHYNEPKSIELQGRGRGGIRIAVSMNVTGNGSGSTFHLTADLKGGVLSGPIGRLVARILRSDVRKSIDNLATLR, encoded by the coding sequence ATGGCCCGAGTGGACGTTTCGACTACTTCGGACCTGCAACCGAAGTCCGCTTGGAAGCTGGCTTCCGATTTGCGTCGATTCGATGAGTGGATGACGATCTTCGGCGGCTGGCGCACCGAAGTTCCCGCGACGATCCAAGAGGGCACCCGGATCTCTTCCTGTGTCCGGGTCAAGGGCTTTCGCAATGTCGTTCACTGGACGGTCACTCATTACAACGAGCCGAAATCGATTGAACTGCAGGGTCGGGGACGAGGCGGGATTCGGATCGCCGTGAGCATGAATGTGACTGGCAACGGTTCGGGATCGACCTTTCATCTCACCGCCGACCTGAAAGGTGGTGTGCTCAGTGGGCCAATCGGAAGGCTGGTCGCCAGGATTCTGCGATCCGATGTGCGCAAATCGATCGACAATCTCGCCACGTTGCGGTGA
- a CDS encoding nuclear transport factor 2 family protein, with protein sequence MSLALADRAALSDLVHRYAAYVDDRQFDAVAALFTDSAVLTVPDPPAALVPIHTHRGRDAITGAVAAVVQAVRTEHAIVGEVYDEGTRPGIARGRITCIAHHWTARSNQGSDEIVDVVWHLRYDDEYELTGALWQISHRALTINAIETRPVRRLLPRE encoded by the coding sequence GTGAGTCTCGCGCTAGCCGATCGGGCGGCTCTCAGCGACTTGGTACACCGCTATGCGGCGTACGTCGATGACCGCCAATTCGACGCTGTTGCGGCGCTTTTCACTGATTCAGCGGTCCTGACTGTGCCGGACCCGCCAGCTGCCCTCGTGCCGATTCACACGCATCGCGGCCGGGACGCCATCACTGGCGCCGTGGCCGCCGTCGTCCAAGCGGTGCGCACCGAGCACGCGATCGTGGGTGAGGTTTATGACGAAGGCACGCGGCCTGGCATTGCGCGGGGCCGGATCACCTGCATCGCACACCATTGGACCGCGCGGTCAAACCAGGGCTCGGACGAGATAGTCGACGTGGTCTGGCACTTGCGCTACGACGACGAGTATGAGTTGACCGGTGCGCTCTGGCAGATCAGCCACCGGGCCTTGACGATCAATGCCATTGAGACCCGGCCGGTACGCCGGCTGTTGCCACGTGAGTGA
- a CDS encoding LLM class F420-dependent oxidoreductase: MKVGVVAPVAAGVTANPDWMTAFAQHLEACGFESIIVVEHTVLVTQYESVYPYDRSGRVELAPDCPIPDPLDLLGFLAGRTTRLKLATGVLVLPNHHPVVLAKRAATVDALSGGRLRLCVGVGWLKEELEACGADFESRGRRADEQLAVLRSLWADQPHGASYHGEFFSFDNAMCYPKPLARLPVHIGGHTRAAARRAGRFGDGFQPLGVTGPKLVSLIALMRAEAAAVGRDPAHLEVSLGHLVNKIDAERAASLVDQGADRIVLAMPLTTDVEEAKDIVSACAQRLALTPEAS; the protein is encoded by the coding sequence CTGAAGGTGGGTGTCGTTGCTCCAGTGGCGGCCGGTGTCACCGCGAACCCGGACTGGATGACTGCCTTCGCGCAGCATCTCGAGGCATGCGGCTTCGAGTCGATCATCGTCGTCGAGCACACCGTCCTGGTCACCCAGTACGAGAGCGTCTATCCGTATGACCGTTCTGGCCGGGTTGAGTTGGCACCCGACTGTCCGATCCCCGATCCGCTCGATCTGCTTGGGTTTCTGGCCGGCCGCACCACGCGCCTGAAATTGGCTACCGGAGTCTTGGTGCTGCCCAACCATCATCCGGTCGTGCTCGCCAAACGCGCCGCCACTGTTGACGCCCTCTCCGGCGGAAGACTCCGGCTCTGCGTTGGTGTGGGATGGCTCAAGGAGGAGCTCGAGGCATGCGGAGCGGATTTCGAAAGCCGGGGGCGCCGCGCCGACGAGCAGTTGGCCGTATTGCGTTCGCTGTGGGCCGACCAACCGCACGGCGCCTCCTATCACGGTGAGTTCTTCAGCTTCGACAACGCCATGTGTTACCCCAAACCGCTCGCGCGTCTTCCGGTTCACATCGGGGGGCACACCCGTGCGGCTGCGCGCCGCGCCGGACGCTTCGGCGACGGATTTCAGCCGCTGGGCGTAACCGGGCCGAAACTGGTGTCGCTAATCGCGCTGATGCGTGCGGAGGCGGCGGCGGTGGGGCGTGACCCGGCGCACCTTGAGGTATCTCTGGGTCACCTGGTGAACAAGATCGATGCCGAACGCGCGGCGAGTCTGGTTGACCAGGGCGCCGACCGGATTGTGTTAGCCATGCCGCTAACCACCGACGTCGAAGAGGCCAAGGACATCGTGTCGGCCTGTGCACAACGGCTGGCGTTGACGCCTGAGGCCTCGTGA
- the malQ gene encoding 4-alpha-glucanotransferase yields MTELAPSLVELARRFGIATAYEDWMGRQVVVPETTLVAVLAALDVPAETEQQRNAALTAQLRSYWARSLPPAIVARAGAPTRFWVHVTHGAPAEVWLRLEDGTMRDGVVQVDNFTPPFGLDGRWVGEASFVLPADLPLGYHRVHLRSSDYQTSTALIVTPDWLGLPEKLATRRAWGLAIQLYSVRSRQSWGIGDLTDLADLALWSAARHGADYLLVNPLHAAAPLAPMEPSPYLPTSRRFVNPIYLRVEAIPEAVDLPKRGRLRRLREDVQRLTDQVDAIDRDAAWAAKRAVLKLIHRVPRSAGRELAYAAFRAREGRALDDFATWCALAEKHGGDWHRWPKSLQHPDASGVAKFVLKNKEAIDFHRWLQWQLDEQLATAQSQAKLAGMSLGIMHDLAVGVHPNGADAWALQDVLALGVAAGAPPDEFNQLGQDWSQPPWRPDRLEEQEYRPFRALIQALLRHAGGVRIDHIIGLFRLWWIPHGAPPTAGTYVRYDHEAMIGIVALEAHRAVAVIVGEDLGTVEPWVRDYLLLRGLLGTSILWFEQDREGNGGPLPAERWRDYCLSSVTTHDLPPTAGYLAGDHVRLRESLGLLTRPVEAELESARAEREAWLAELRRVGLLEDGEDDPEQTVLALYRYLGRTPSRLLGVALTDAVGDRRTQNQPGTTDEYPNWRIPLTGPDGRQMLLEDIFTDRRAANLAEAVRAQTSPAGT; encoded by the coding sequence ATGACTGAGCTCGCGCCCTCGCTGGTCGAACTTGCCAGGCGCTTCGGCATCGCCACCGCATATGAGGACTGGATGGGCCGGCAGGTGGTCGTTCCCGAGACCACGCTGGTGGCTGTTCTAGCGGCTCTAGACGTTCCTGCAGAGACCGAACAGCAACGCAACGCCGCCCTGACTGCACAGCTGCGTTCCTATTGGGCGCGCTCGTTGCCACCGGCCATTGTTGCGCGGGCCGGCGCCCCGACACGGTTCTGGGTGCATGTGACCCATGGAGCTCCGGCCGAAGTGTGGTTGCGCCTAGAGGACGGCACCATGCGGGACGGGGTGGTGCAGGTCGACAACTTCACTCCCCCGTTCGGTCTTGATGGACGCTGGGTCGGCGAGGCCAGCTTCGTATTGCCCGCCGACCTGCCGCTCGGCTATCACCGCGTGCATCTGCGTTCGAGTGATTACCAGACCAGCACGGCGCTCATCGTGACGCCGGACTGGCTCGGGCTGCCGGAAAAGCTCGCAACCCGCCGCGCCTGGGGCCTGGCTATCCAGCTCTACAGCGTGCGGTCGCGGCAGTCGTGGGGTATCGGCGATCTCACCGACCTCGCCGATCTGGCGCTGTGGTCGGCTGCTCGGCACGGCGCTGACTATCTGCTGGTCAATCCCTTGCACGCCGCTGCGCCTTTGGCGCCCATGGAGCCGTCGCCCTATCTGCCGACATCGCGGCGCTTCGTCAACCCCATCTACCTGCGGGTTGAGGCCATTCCAGAAGCCGTAGACCTGCCCAAGCGTGGCCGGCTGCGGCGGTTACGAGAGGACGTGCAGCGCCTGACCGACCAGGTCGACGCCATTGACCGCGACGCCGCGTGGGCGGCCAAGCGTGCAGTCCTCAAACTCATCCACCGGGTGCCGCGGTCGGCGGGACGTGAGTTGGCCTACGCCGCCTTTCGAGCCCGGGAGGGCCGCGCCCTGGATGACTTCGCCACCTGGTGCGCGCTGGCCGAGAAGCACGGCGGTGACTGGCATCGCTGGCCGAAATCGCTGCAACATCCGGACGCCTCGGGTGTAGCGAAATTCGTCCTTAAGAACAAGGAAGCGATCGATTTTCATCGCTGGCTGCAATGGCAGCTCGACGAGCAGCTCGCGACAGCCCAGTCACAGGCGAAACTGGCCGGAATGTCGTTGGGCATCATGCATGACCTCGCCGTTGGCGTGCACCCCAACGGAGCCGATGCCTGGGCACTACAGGACGTGCTGGCGCTGGGCGTGGCCGCGGGCGCGCCACCCGATGAGTTCAATCAACTCGGCCAGGACTGGTCGCAGCCACCGTGGCGGCCGGACCGGTTGGAAGAGCAGGAGTATCGACCGTTTCGCGCACTGATCCAGGCGCTGCTGAGGCACGCCGGCGGCGTGCGAATCGACCACATCATCGGCTTGTTCCGGCTGTGGTGGATTCCCCACGGCGCACCGCCCACCGCGGGCACGTATGTGCGCTACGACCATGAAGCGATGATCGGCATCGTCGCACTGGAAGCGCATCGGGCCGTTGCGGTCATCGTCGGCGAAGATCTCGGCACCGTCGAACCGTGGGTGCGCGACTACCTGTTGTTGCGTGGCCTGCTGGGCACCTCGATTCTCTGGTTTGAACAGGATCGCGAGGGAAACGGCGGCCCGCTGCCGGCGGAGCGCTGGCGGGACTACTGCTTGTCCTCGGTCACCACCCACGATTTGCCGCCGACCGCAGGCTACCTGGCCGGTGACCACGTGCGGCTACGCGAATCGCTGGGATTGCTCACGCGACCGGTCGAGGCCGAACTCGAGTCTGCTCGGGCCGAACGGGAGGCTTGGCTGGCCGAGTTGCGCCGAGTCGGCCTACTCGAGGACGGCGAAGACGATCCAGAGCAAACAGTCCTGGCGCTGTACCGCTACCTGGGCCGGACCCCGTCGCGGCTGTTGGGGGTCGCGCTGACCGATGCGGTCGGTGACCGTCGGACGCAGAACCAGCCCGGCACCACCGACGAGTACCCGAACTGGAGGATTCCGCTGACCGGGCCCGACGGCCGACAGATGCTGCTTGAGGACATCTTCACCGACCGCAGGGCGGCCAACCTGGCAGAGGCGGTGCGCGCTCAGACGAGCCCTGCTGGCACCTGA
- the eccB gene encoding type VII secretion protein EccB — protein sequence MAEESRGQRGSGYGLGLSTRTQVTGYQFLARRTAMALTRWRVRMEIEPGRRQTLAVVASISAALVICLGALLWSFISPSGQINDSPIIADRDSGALYVRVGDRLYPALNLASARLITGRPNNPHLVRSSQIASLPHGPLVGIPGAPSEFSPKNPPASSWLVCDTVATSTGVGSPGGVTVTVIDGTPDLTGHRRILSGSDAVVLNYGGSTWVIREGRRSKIDATDRSVLLPLGLTPEQVSQAKPMSHALYDALPVGPELLVPEVPNAGAPATFPGAPGPVGTIIVTPQISGPQQYSLVLVDGVQTLPPLVAQILQNAGRPGNTKPVTVEPSALAKMPVVNRLDLSAYPDNPLNVLDIRENPSTCWWWERTAGENRARVEVVSGPTIPVEPKEMKRVVELVKADMSGREADQVYFGPNYANFVAVTGNNPAAQTAESLWWLTNAGARFGVEDTKEAREALGLTLQPSLAPWVALRLLPQGPTLSRADALVEHDTLPMDMTPAELVVPK from the coding sequence GTGGCTGAAGAAAGCCGGGGACAGCGAGGTTCGGGCTACGGCCTCGGGTTGTCCACGCGGACCCAGGTGACGGGCTATCAGTTCCTGGCGCGCCGAACCGCGATGGCGTTGACCCGCTGGCGTGTTCGGATGGAGATCGAACCGGGCCGGCGCCAGACCCTGGCGGTGGTCGCGTCGATTTCGGCGGCGTTGGTGATCTGTCTGGGCGCGTTGCTGTGGTCGTTCATCAGCCCATCCGGCCAAATAAACGACTCGCCAATCATCGCTGACCGCGACTCCGGCGCGCTGTACGTCCGGGTGGGGGACAGGTTGTACCCGGCGCTGAATCTGGCATCGGCGCGACTGATCACCGGGCGACCGAACAACCCGCACCTCGTTCGGTCCAGCCAGATCGCCAGCCTGCCGCACGGGCCGCTGGTCGGAATTCCGGGTGCGCCCTCGGAGTTCTCGCCAAAGAATCCACCCGCGTCATCGTGGCTGGTATGTGACACCGTAGCCACGTCGACCGGTGTCGGCTCCCCCGGGGGCGTGACGGTGACGGTTATCGATGGCACCCCCGACCTGACCGGCCACCGGCGGATCCTGAGCGGATCGGACGCCGTGGTGCTTAACTACGGCGGCAGCACGTGGGTCATCCGGGAGGGACGCCGGTCGAAAATCGATGCGACCGACCGGTCGGTGTTGTTGCCCTTGGGCTTGACACCGGAGCAGGTCAGCCAGGCGAAACCCATGAGCCATGCGCTATACGACGCCCTGCCAGTGGGACCTGAACTGTTGGTGCCAGAGGTACCCAACGCGGGTGCACCGGCAACCTTTCCGGGCGCGCCCGGCCCCGTTGGAACCATAATCGTTACACCGCAAATCAGTGGACCCCAACAGTATTCGCTGGTTCTGGTCGATGGAGTGCAAACGCTTCCGCCGTTGGTGGCCCAGATCCTGCAGAACGCGGGGCGCCCGGGCAACACCAAACCCGTCACCGTAGAACCTTCAGCGTTGGCGAAGATGCCGGTGGTCAACAGGCTGGATCTGTCGGCTTACCCGGACAACCCGTTGAACGTGCTCGACATCCGGGAGAATCCGTCGACCTGCTGGTGGTGGGAACGGACCGCCGGTGAAAACCGGGCCCGCGTCGAGGTGGTGTCCGGGCCGACCATTCCGGTTGAGCCGAAAGAGATGAAAAGGGTGGTGGAGCTGGTAAAGGCCGACATGTCTGGCCGGGAAGCCGACCAGGTTTATTTCGGCCCCAATTACGCGAACTTCGTAGCCGTCACCGGCAATAACCCGGCCGCCCAGACGGCGGAATCGCTGTGGTGGCTCACCAACGCCGGCGCCCGGTTCGGAGTGGAAGACACGAAGGAAGCGCGCGAGGCGTTGGGTTTGACGTTGCAGCCCAGTCTGGCGCCGTGGGTGGCGCTGCGGCTGCTACCACAGGGACCGACGCTGTCGCGAGCGGATGCGCTGGTCGAGCACGACACCCTACCGATGGACATGACCCCTGCAGAGTTGGTGGTACCGAAGTGA
- the eccCa gene encoding type VII secretion protein EccCa — translation MKRGFARPTPEKAPVIKPENIVLPTPLSIPPPEGKPWWIVVVGVVVIGLLGGMVAMTFASGSHVFGGVGSIFPIFMIGGMMMMMFGGRFGGQQQMSRPKLDAMRAQFMLMLDMLRETAQESADSMDANYRWFHPAPTTLAAAVGSSRMWERKPDGKDLNFGVVRVGVGMTRPEVTWGEPQNMPTDIELEPVTGKALQEFGRYQSVVYNLPKMVSLLVEPWYALDGTREQALGLMRAIICQLTFSHGPDHVQMIVVSSDLDEWDWVKWLPHFGDSRRHDAAGNARMVYSSVREFAAEQAELFAGRGSFTPRHASSSAQTPTPHTVIIADVEDPQWEYVISAEGVDGVTFFDLTGSSMWTDVPERRLQFDEVGVIEALPRDRDTWMVIDDKAWFFALADRLSIAEAEEFAQKLAQWRLAEAYEEIGQRVAHIGARDILAYYGIDDPSDIDFDELWGRRTDTMGRSRLRAPFGNRSDNGELLFLDMKSLDEGGDGPHGVMSGTTGSGKSTLVRTVIESLMLGHPPEELQFVLADLKGGSAVKPFAGVPHVSRIITDLEEDQALMERFLDALWGEIARRKAICDSAGVDDAKEYNSVRARMRARGQDMAPLPMLVVVIDEFYEWFRIMPTAVDVLDSIGRQGRAYWIHLMMASQTIESRAEKLMENMGYRLVLKARTAGAAQAAGVPNAVNLPAQAGLGYFRKSLEDIIRFQAEFLWRDYFRATSIDGEEQPVFVHSIDYVRPQLFTNDFTPLEVSVGGPEVEPVATYTNGEVHEAEDAELDEDEEGIRTPKVGTVIIDQLRKIKFEPYRLWQPPLTRPIAIDELVNRFLGRQWHKDYGTARDLVFPIGIIDRPFKHDQPPWTVDTSGPGANVLILGAGGSGKTTALQTLICSAALTHTPEQVQFYCLAYSSTALTTVAQLPHVGEVAGPTDPYGVRRTVAELLALVRERKRSFLEYGIASMEMFRRRKFGGEAGAVPNDGFGDVYLVIDNYRALAEENEVLIEQVNLIINQGPSFGVHVVVTADRESELRPPVRSGFGSRVELRLAAVEDAKLVRSRFAKDVPVKPGRGMVAVNYVRLDSDPQAGLHTLVARPALASTADNVFECDSVVAAVSRLTSAQAPPVRRLPARFGVEQVRELAARDTRQNVGAGGIAWAISELDLQPVYLNFAENSHLMVTGRRECGRTTTLATIMSEIGRLYAPGASSAPPPPPGRRSAQVWLVDPRRQLLTTLGSDYVEKFAYNLDGVVAMMGELSAALAGREPPPGLSAEELLSRSWWSGPEIFLIVDDIQQLPPGFDSPLHKAVPFVNRAADVGLHVIVTRTFGGWSSAGSDPMLRALHQANAPLLVMDADPDEGFIRGKMKGGPLPRGRGLLMAEDTGVFVQVAATEVRR, via the coding sequence GTGAAACGTGGTTTTGCGCGTCCAACGCCGGAGAAGGCTCCGGTAATCAAGCCCGAAAACATCGTTCTACCAACACCGTTGAGCATCCCCCCGCCGGAGGGGAAGCCCTGGTGGATTGTCGTGGTTGGCGTCGTGGTGATCGGCCTGCTGGGCGGCATGGTGGCCATGACCTTCGCCAGCGGTTCACACGTGTTCGGGGGCGTCGGCTCGATCTTCCCGATCTTCATGATCGGCGGAATGATGATGATGATGTTCGGCGGCCGGTTCGGCGGTCAACAGCAAATGAGCCGGCCCAAATTGGACGCCATGCGCGCCCAGTTCATGCTGATGCTGGACATGCTGCGCGAGACGGCTCAGGAGTCCGCCGACAGCATGGACGCCAACTACCGGTGGTTTCACCCGGCGCCCACCACGCTGGCGGCCGCAGTGGGATCGTCGCGGATGTGGGAGCGTAAGCCCGACGGCAAGGACCTCAACTTCGGAGTAGTCCGAGTCGGTGTTGGAATGACGCGTCCCGAGGTGACCTGGGGTGAACCGCAGAACATGCCCACCGACATCGAGCTGGAGCCGGTGACGGGCAAAGCCCTGCAGGAATTTGGGCGCTATCAAAGCGTCGTCTACAACCTGCCCAAGATGGTTTCCCTGCTGGTTGAGCCCTGGTACGCGCTGGACGGGACGCGCGAGCAGGCACTGGGATTGATGCGGGCGATCATTTGCCAGCTGACGTTCTCCCACGGGCCTGACCATGTCCAGATGATCGTTGTCAGTTCCGATCTAGACGAATGGGACTGGGTGAAATGGCTTCCGCACTTCGGCGATTCCCGCCGCCACGACGCGGCGGGCAATGCGCGGATGGTCTACAGCTCGGTGCGTGAGTTCGCCGCGGAGCAAGCCGAATTGTTTGCCGGCCGTGGGTCTTTCACGCCCCGGCACGCCAGTTCGTCGGCGCAGACCCCGACACCCCACACCGTGATCATCGCCGACGTCGAGGATCCGCAATGGGAGTACGTGATCAGCGCCGAGGGCGTCGACGGGGTGACGTTCTTCGACCTGACTGGTTCTTCGATGTGGACAGATGTCCCGGAGCGGAGACTGCAGTTCGACGAGGTTGGCGTGATCGAAGCCTTGCCCCGCGACCGCGACACCTGGATGGTGATCGACGACAAGGCTTGGTTCTTCGCCCTTGCCGACCGACTCAGCATCGCCGAAGCGGAAGAGTTTGCCCAGAAGCTGGCGCAGTGGCGGCTCGCCGAGGCTTACGAAGAGATCGGCCAGCGGGTCGCTCACATTGGCGCCCGAGACATCTTGGCCTATTACGGGATTGACGATCCGTCGGACATCGACTTCGACGAGCTGTGGGGCAGGCGCACCGACACCATGGGCAGGTCGCGGCTGCGCGCACCCTTCGGTAACCGATCCGACAACGGCGAGCTGCTGTTCTTGGACATGAAGTCGCTCGACGAAGGCGGCGACGGCCCGCACGGGGTCATGTCGGGAACCACCGGTTCCGGTAAGTCGACACTGGTGCGGACCGTGATCGAATCGCTGATGCTGGGCCACCCTCCCGAGGAGCTGCAGTTCGTTCTGGCCGACCTCAAGGGTGGTTCGGCGGTCAAGCCGTTCGCCGGGGTTCCGCACGTGTCGCGGATCATCACCGACCTCGAAGAAGACCAGGCGCTGATGGAGCGCTTCCTGGACGCGCTGTGGGGCGAGATCGCGCGCCGCAAGGCGATATGCGACAGCGCGGGCGTCGACGACGCCAAGGAGTACAACTCGGTGCGGGCCAGGATGCGGGCACGCGGCCAGGACATGGCGCCGCTGCCGATGCTCGTGGTTGTCATCGATGAGTTCTACGAATGGTTCCGGATCATGCCGACGGCCGTCGATGTCCTCGACTCGATCGGCCGTCAGGGCCGTGCCTACTGGATCCACCTGATGATGGCCTCGCAGACCATTGAGAGCCGAGCCGAAAAGCTCATGGAAAACATGGGTTACCGCCTGGTGCTGAAGGCGCGTACCGCCGGCGCGGCGCAGGCGGCCGGTGTGCCAAACGCGGTGAACCTGCCGGCCCAGGCCGGTCTGGGCTACTTCCGTAAGAGCCTGGAGGACATCATCCGGTTCCAGGCCGAGTTCCTTTGGCGAGACTACTTCCGCGCCACCTCGATTGACGGCGAGGAACAGCCCGTGTTCGTGCACAGCATCGACTACGTGCGCCCGCAATTGTTCACCAACGACTTCACGCCGCTCGAAGTGAGTGTGGGCGGCCCGGAGGTCGAACCGGTGGCCACCTACACCAACGGTGAGGTGCACGAAGCGGAGGACGCTGAGCTTGACGAGGACGAGGAAGGGATCCGGACACCAAAAGTCGGAACGGTAATCATTGATCAGCTGCGCAAGATCAAGTTCGAGCCTTACCGGCTCTGGCAGCCGCCGCTCACCCGGCCCATCGCCATCGACGAGTTGGTCAACCGGTTCCTTGGCCGTCAGTGGCACAAGGATTACGGGACTGCCAGGGATCTGGTGTTCCCGATCGGGATTATTGACCGTCCGTTCAAGCATGACCAGCCGCCGTGGACGGTCGACACCTCCGGGCCTGGTGCCAACGTTCTCATTCTGGGCGCCGGCGGTTCGGGCAAGACGACTGCGCTGCAGACGCTGATCTGCTCGGCAGCATTGACCCACACGCCAGAGCAGGTCCAGTTCTACTGCCTGGCGTACAGCAGCACCGCATTGACTACGGTGGCCCAACTGCCCCACGTGGGTGAGGTGGCGGGTCCCACGGATCCGTACGGTGTCCGTCGGACGGTGGCCGAGCTGTTGGCGCTGGTGCGCGAGCGCAAACGCAGCTTCCTCGAATACGGCATCGCGTCGATGGAGATGTTCCGGCGCCGCAAGTTCGGCGGGGAGGCCGGCGCAGTGCCCAACGACGGGTTCGGCGACGTCTACCTGGTGATCGACAACTACCGGGCGCTGGCCGAGGAAAACGAGGTTTTGATCGAGCAGGTCAACCTGATCATCAACCAGGGCCCCTCGTTCGGCGTCCACGTGGTGGTCACCGCCGATCGTGAATCCGAGCTGCGGCCGCCGGTGCGTAGCGGCTTCGGTTCCCGCGTCGAGCTGCGCCTGGCCGCGGTCGAGGACGCCAAGCTGGTGCGTTCCAGGTTCGCCAAGGACGTTCCGGTCAAGCCGGGCCGCGGCATGGTCGCGGTCAACTATGTCCGGCTCGACAGCGACCCGCAGGCGGGTTTGCACACCCTGGTCGCCCGCCCGGCGCTGGCCAGCACGGCCGACAACGTCTTCGAATGCGACAGCGTGGTTGCCGCGGTCAGCCGGCTCACGAGCGCCCAGGCACCGCCGGTGCGTCGGCTGCCGGCCCGGTTCGGCGTGGAGCAAGTGCGCGAGCTGGCCGCGCGCGACACCCGTCAAAATGTTGGCGCGGGCGGAATCGCCTGGGCGATATCGGAATTGGATTTGCAGCCGGTCTACCTCAACTTCGCCGAGAACTCGCACTTGATGGTGACGGGCCGACGCGAATGTGGGCGTACCACGACGCTGGCCACCATCATGTCCGAAATCGGACGGTTGTATGCGCCGGGCGCCAGCAGTGCACCGCCGCCTCCGCCCGGGCGGCGCTCTGCTCAGGTATGGCTGGTCGATCCACGGCGTCAGCTGCTGACCACTCTGGGTTCGGACTATGTCGAGAAGTTCGCCTACAACCTCGACGGCGTCGTAGCGATGATGGGTGAGCTGTCCGCGGCCTTGGCCGGCCGTGAGCCGCCGCCCGGTTTGTCGGCCGAGGAGCTGTTGTCGCGGTCGTGGTGGAGCGGTCCGGAGATATTCTTGATCGTCGACGACATCCAGCAGCTGCCGCCCGGCTTCGATTCGCCACTGCACAAGGCGGTTCCGTTTGTGAACAGAGCCGCCGATGTGGGCTTGCATGTGATCGTCACCCGCACCTTCGGTGGCTGGTCATCAGCGGGCAGCGACCCGATGCTGCGGGCGCTGCATCAGGCGAATGCGCCGTTGCTGGTGATGGACGCCGATCCCGATGAGGGCTTCATCCGCGGCAAGATGAAGGGCGGTCCGCTGCCCCGCGGTCGTGGCCTGCTGATGGCGGAGGACACCGGTGTGTTCGTACAGGTGGCAGCCACCGAGGTGCGCCGATAA
- a CDS encoding cytochrome P450, with product MSTPDAGQGSFYLPRLEYSTLPMTADRGLGWKILRDAGPVVFMNGWYYLTRREDVLAALRNTKAFSSRKALQPPGNPLPVVPLAFDPPEHTRYRRILQPYFSPAALAKVRPALLEHTAAMIDAIAVRGECEAMADLANLFPFQLFLVLYGLPLEDRDRLIGWKDAVIAMSDKPYPTEADIAASRQLFEYLGQAITERKQNPGPDVLSQVLIGEDPLSEIEVLGLSHLLILAGLDTVTAAVGFCLLELARRPQLRAMLRDDPKQIRVFIEEIVRLEPSAPVAPRITTQMVNVGGMTLPAESPVRLCMAAINRDGTDEVSTDELVMDGKVHRHWGFGGGPHRCLGSHLARLELTLVVGEWLKRIPEFELAPGYTPEIRFPSKSFALKALPLRWS from the coding sequence ATGAGCACCCCAGACGCCGGCCAAGGCTCGTTTTACCTACCGCGCCTTGAGTATTCGACCTTGCCGATGACTGCCGACAGAGGTCTCGGGTGGAAGATCCTCCGCGATGCCGGGCCGGTGGTATTCATGAACGGCTGGTATTACCTGACGCGCCGCGAGGATGTGCTTGCGGCGCTGCGCAATACGAAGGCTTTCTCATCGAGGAAAGCGCTCCAGCCGCCGGGAAATCCGTTGCCCGTGGTGCCTCTGGCCTTCGATCCGCCGGAGCACACTCGCTACCGCAGGATCCTGCAGCCGTACTTCAGCCCGGCCGCGTTGGCCAAAGTGCGGCCGGCGCTGCTGGAACACACGGCCGCCATGATCGACGCCATCGCCGTCCGAGGTGAGTGCGAGGCGATGGCAGATCTTGCGAATCTGTTCCCGTTTCAGCTCTTTCTGGTTCTCTACGGGTTGCCACTGGAGGATCGCGACCGGCTGATTGGCTGGAAAGACGCAGTCATCGCCATGTCCGACAAGCCCTACCCGACCGAGGCGGACATCGCGGCATCGCGACAGCTCTTCGAATACCTCGGACAAGCGATCACCGAACGCAAGCAAAACCCGGGTCCGGACGTCTTGTCGCAAGTCCTTATTGGCGAGGATCCGCTGAGCGAGATCGAAGTGTTGGGCCTGAGTCACCTCTTGATCCTCGCGGGGCTGGACACGGTGACGGCCGCGGTGGGTTTCTGCCTGCTCGAACTTGCGCGCCGACCCCAGCTTCGTGCCATGCTTCGAGACGATCCCAAGCAGATCAGGGTTTTCATCGAAGAGATCGTGCGCCTCGAGCCGTCGGCGCCGGTGGCCCCCCGGATTACCACCCAGATGGTCAACGTCGGAGGCATGACCCTGCCCGCGGAGTCACCCGTGCGGTTATGCATGGCCGCGATTAACCGTGACGGCACCGACGAGGTATCCACCGACGAGTTGGTGATGGATGGCAAGGTCCACCGCCACTGGGGGTTTGGCGGCGGACCGCACCGATGCCTGGGTTCTCACCTGGCGCGCCTAGAGCTCACCCTCGTTGTCGGCGAATGGCTGAAGCGAATCCCCGAGTTCGAACTGGCTCCGGGGTACACCCCCGAGATCCGTTTCCCGTCAAAGTCGTTCGCGCTCAAGGCGTTGCCCCTGCGGTGGAGCTGA